From the genome of Campylobacter concisus, one region includes:
- a CDS encoding molybdopterin synthase catalytic subunit, with translation MQIYNGSLDVQSITNEWYERFKDKNCGALITFVGIVREEGGISALSFDIYEPILKKWLEVWEERAKKENAYVLFAHSKGDVAVHTSSYVAGIVSPQRKVALRLINEFVEDFKANAPIWKYDVINGERIYAKERSQAINGAGILA, from the coding sequence ATGCAAATTTATAATGGAAGCTTGGATGTTCAAAGCATCACAAACGAGTGGTATGAACGCTTTAAGGATAAAAACTGCGGTGCGCTCATCACTTTTGTTGGGATCGTAAGAGAAGAAGGTGGCATTTCGGCGCTTAGCTTTGATATCTATGAACCGATCCTTAAAAAATGGCTAGAAGTTTGGGAAGAGCGAGCCAAAAAAGAAAATGCCTACGTACTTTTTGCTCACTCAAAGGGCGATGTGGCCGTGCATACGAGCTCTTATGTTGCAGGCATTGTGAGTCCTCAAAGAAAGGTCGCGCTAAGACTTATAAACGAGTTTGTCGAGGACTTTAAGGCAAATGCGCCGATCTGGAAATATGACGTGATAAATGGCGAGAGAATTTATGCAAAAGAGCGCAGCCAAGCGATAAATGGTGCTGGAATTTTAGCTTAA
- a CDS encoding MoaD/ThiS family protein: MIEIEFLGPIGLENIKVEAKNLGEVKAALSQKEELKKWLNICAVAVNDEIVSDINFALKSGDKISILPPVCGG; the protein is encoded by the coding sequence GTGATAGAGATCGAATTTCTTGGGCCTATCGGGCTTGAAAATATAAAAGTAGAAGCAAAAAATTTAGGTGAAGTAAAAGCAGCTTTAAGCCAGAAAGAAGAGCTTAAAAAATGGCTAAATATCTGTGCTGTGGCTGTAAATGATGAGATCGTAAGCGATATAAATTTTGCTCTTAAATCAGGCGATAAAATTTCTATATTACCGCCAGTTTGTGGGGGCTAA
- the nspC gene encoding carboxynorspermidine decarboxylase, giving the protein MNEILKSIKTPVYVCEEAKVRKNLELLKYVKEQSGAKILVALKGFAFSGVMDMVGSYLDGATCSGLHEAKFASEYVKGEIHTYSPAFKDEDFDEILKISKHITFNSFAQWQKFKGIALENGVICGLRVNPEVSLAPTDSYNPCGKFSRLGITRANFKPELLDGISGLHFHALCEESASSLQTVLEAFEEKFGEFIPKMKWINMGGGHHITRADYDVELLIKIVRRFREKYGVEVYLEPGEAVGWQTGFLISSVLDIVHNEKDIAILDTSAEAHMPDTVLMPYRPAVRGESKNGKFAYRFGGNTCLAGDIVGLEAGDAEYKFDSELKIDDRVIFEDQIHYTIVKNTTFNGIKLPDLVLLKENGEIKMIREFGYEEYRRRN; this is encoded by the coding sequence ATGAACGAAATTTTAAAGAGCATAAAAACCCCAGTCTACGTTTGTGAAGAGGCAAAAGTACGTAAAAATTTAGAGCTTTTAAAATATGTCAAAGAGCAAAGCGGAGCCAAAATTTTAGTAGCACTTAAGGGCTTTGCATTTAGCGGAGTGATGGATATGGTTGGCTCTTATCTTGATGGTGCGACTTGTAGCGGGCTTCATGAGGCAAAATTTGCAAGCGAATACGTAAAAGGCGAGATCCACACGTATAGTCCAGCCTTTAAAGACGAGGATTTTGATGAAATTTTAAAAATTTCAAAGCACATTACATTTAACTCTTTTGCGCAGTGGCAAAAATTTAAGGGTATTGCCCTAGAAAATGGTGTAATTTGCGGCCTGCGCGTAAATCCAGAGGTCTCGCTAGCACCGACTGATAGCTACAATCCATGCGGTAAATTTAGCAGGCTTGGCATCACGAGAGCAAATTTTAAACCTGAGCTTCTTGATGGCATTAGTGGGCTTCATTTTCACGCGCTTTGCGAGGAGAGTGCGAGTAGCTTGCAGACCGTGCTAGAGGCGTTTGAGGAGAAATTTGGCGAGTTTATCCCAAAGATGAAATGGATAAATATGGGCGGAGGACATCACATCACGAGGGCTGATTACGACGTGGAGCTGCTTATAAAGATAGTTAGGCGCTTCCGCGAGAAGTACGGCGTAGAGGTCTATCTGGAGCCTGGTGAGGCGGTTGGCTGGCAGACTGGCTTTTTGATAAGCAGCGTGCTTGACATCGTACATAACGAAAAAGATATTGCTATCCTTGACACCTCGGCCGAGGCGCATATGCCTGATACCGTGCTCATGCCTTACCGTCCAGCTGTTAGAGGTGAGAGTAAAAATGGCAAATTTGCTTATAGATTTGGCGGTAATACCTGCTTAGCTGGCGATATAGTGGGGCTTGAAGCGGGCGATGCGGAGTATAAATTTGATAGTGAGCTAAAAATTGATGACCGCGTCATCTTTGAAGATCAGATTCACTACACCATCGTGAAAAACACGACATTTAATGGTATAAAACTACCTGATTTAGTACTTTTAAAAGAAAATGGCGAGATTAAAATGATCCGCGAATTCGGATATGAAGAGTATAGGCGTAGAAACTAA
- a CDS encoding formate dehydrogenase subunit gamma, whose product MTRILTLLFTLFVTAMATQGPTGVNQYNSAIWAAERIENIKPYEQGLGPIFTFIQGNDYFAIAALSIILAVIGAFALHFLIIGPKHFSHDGKKVFAFSLIIRIAHGLAAISWIILVPTGIIIMWGAELGGGTFVRFCRYLHDTATVIFAVSVLPMLFTWTKRMLPAIYDIRWMMIVGGYLSKKKRPVPAGKFNAGQKAWYWIAIPGGIVMIITGAIMYFTDFKEPAVASWFGLTQIDLLRYSVIIHNCLGIACAVFFLVHIYMAAIAIHGAIWSMITGYKEEEEVYVLHHYWYQELVRENKIPVSDYEKSYTNLK is encoded by the coding sequence ATGACGAGAATTCTTACTCTGCTTTTTACATTATTTGTAACAGCAATGGCAACTCAAGGACCAACTGGCGTCAATCAATATAATAGTGCCATTTGGGCGGCTGAAAGGATAGAAAATATCAAGCCATACGAACAAGGTTTGGGGCCGATATTTACTTTTATCCAAGGTAATGATTATTTTGCAATAGCAGCACTTTCTATCATTTTGGCTGTTATTGGAGCATTTGCATTACACTTTTTAATCATTGGGCCAAAACATTTTAGCCATGATGGTAAAAAGGTATTTGCTTTTTCATTGATCATACGTATAGCTCATGGTTTGGCAGCGATCTCATGGATTATTTTAGTGCCAACTGGTATCATCATTATGTGGGGTGCAGAGCTTGGCGGTGGAACATTTGTGCGTTTCTGTAGATACTTGCACGATACAGCAACTGTGATCTTTGCTGTTTCTGTGCTTCCTATGTTATTTACCTGGACAAAGAGAATGCTTCCAGCAATTTATGATATCAGATGGATGATGATAGTTGGTGGCTATTTATCAAAGAAAAAGAGACCTGTTCCAGCTGGTAAATTTAATGCTGGTCAAAAAGCATGGTACTGGATCGCTATCCCTGGTGGTATCGTTATGATAATTACTGGTGCGATTATGTATTTTACGGACTTTAAAGAGCCAGCGGTTGCTTCTTGGTTTGGTCTTACACAAATTGATCTTTTAAGATACAGCGTAATTATCCATAATTGCCTTGGCATCGCATGTGCAGTGTTTTTCTTAGTTCATATTTATATGGCAGCTATTGCTATTCATGGTGCTATTTGGTCAATGATTACTGGATATAAAGAGGAAGAAGAAGTTTATGTTCTTCATCACTACTGGTATCAAGAGCTCGTTAGAGAGAATAAAATTCCAGTATCTGATTATGAAAAGTCTTACACAAATTTAAAATAA
- the yedF gene encoding sulfurtransferase-like selenium metabolism protein YedF — translation MTTIDCRNLECPKPVIMTKNALDSLSEGESLEILVNALAPKENILRFLKNRNINFSLESNGNETKILATKGKNALELTNFDEFVCDITPKNNKVLYLNEERAGSGEVGINLLSKFLGAFLQVEKKPKIIICVNNAVKMTTNRSHPSFKPLKDLEAAGVKILSCGSCLEAYKLVSDLAIGEISNAYEIIDILSTHEQIKL, via the coding sequence ATGACAACAATTGATTGTAGAAATTTAGAGTGTCCAAAACCAGTCATAATGACAAAAAATGCACTTGATAGTTTAAGTGAAGGCGAAAGCTTAGAAATTTTGGTAAATGCACTAGCCCCAAAAGAAAATATTTTAAGATTTTTAAAAAATCGAAATATAAACTTTAGCCTCGAAAGCAATGGCAACGAAACTAAAATTTTAGCTACAAAAGGTAAAAATGCGCTTGAGCTTACAAATTTTGATGAGTTTGTCTGCGACATAACACCAAAAAATAATAAAGTACTCTATCTGAATGAAGAGCGCGCGGGAAGTGGCGAAGTGGGAATAAATTTACTATCAAAATTCTTAGGAGCATTTCTTCAAGTTGAGAAAAAACCAAAGATAATAATCTGCGTAAATAACGCTGTAAAGATGACTACAAACCGCTCACACCCAAGCTTTAAGCCGCTTAAAGATCTTGAAGCTGCTGGTGTTAAAATTTTAAGCTGCGGAAGCTGCTTGGAGGCTTATAAGCTAGTAAGTGATCTTGCGATTGGCGAAATTTCAAATGCTTATGAGATCATCGACATACTCTCAACTCACGAGCAAATCAAATTATGA
- the selD gene encoding selenide, water dikinase SelD: MIYHDKKLTQFVRAAGUAAKLDPSGLNKTISSLNLSHPNLLSSTNSNEDASVFKISSDLALVQTLDFITPVVNDPFIYGQIAAANSLSDVFAMGGEVINALNIVGFDSCNLAPEILGEILKGGADKVKECGGIIVGGHTIETQQMYYGLSVTGRVHPDKFWANNTAINGNVLILTKPLGSGILSTAIKADLLSMEQIKEAATIMAQLNFYALKALDSIKVYGATDVTGFGFLGHLSEMLNEKISFEIYEKNVPIIASAKEFADMGIIPEGSYKNREFAKHFIDKEADILLFDAQTSGGLLLAVGEKDAMLAVKRLKEVGYEHSAIVGSAVSKSEFGIFLR, translated from the coding sequence ATGATCTACCACGACAAAAAGCTTACGCAGTTCGTTAGAGCCGCTGGTTGAGCTGCTAAGCTTGACCCGTCGGGTCTAAACAAAACGATTAGTAGTTTAAATTTATCTCATCCAAATCTGCTCTCAAGCACCAATTCTAACGAGGATGCGAGTGTTTTTAAAATTTCAAGTGATCTTGCACTTGTTCAAACGCTTGATTTTATAACGCCTGTGGTAAATGATCCATTTATTTACGGTCAAATCGCTGCTGCAAATAGCCTAAGCGACGTCTTTGCAATGGGTGGCGAGGTGATAAATGCTCTAAATATCGTAGGCTTTGATAGCTGCAACTTGGCACCTGAAATTTTAGGTGAAATTTTGAAAGGTGGAGCCGATAAAGTAAAAGAGTGTGGTGGCATTATAGTTGGCGGGCATACGATCGAGACACAGCAGATGTATTATGGGCTTAGCGTCACTGGAAGGGTTCATCCTGATAAATTTTGGGCAAATAATACTGCCATAAATGGCAATGTTTTGATACTTACAAAGCCCCTTGGAAGCGGTATTTTAAGTACAGCAATAAAGGCTGATTTATTAAGCATGGAGCAAATAAAAGAGGCTGCAACTATCATGGCACAGCTAAATTTTTATGCATTAAAAGCACTTGATAGCATCAAAGTCTACGGCGCTACTGATGTGACCGGATTTGGCTTTTTGGGACATTTAAGCGAAATGTTAAATGAAAAGATCAGTTTTGAAATTTATGAAAAAAACGTGCCAATCATTGCAAGCGCAAAGGAATTTGCAGATATGGGCATCATCCCAGAGGGAAGCTATAAAAACCGCGAATTTGCAAAGCATTTTATAGACAAAGAAGCTGATATTTTGCTATTTGACGCACAAACTTCAGGTGGGCTTTTGCTCGCAGTTGGCGAAAAGGATGCGATGCTTGCAGTAAAACGCTTAAAAGAAGTAGGTTATGAGCACTCAGCTATCGTTGGCTCTGCGGTGTCAAAGAGCGAGTTTGGTATATTTTTAAGATAA
- a CDS encoding NAD(P)H-dependent oxidoreductase, which produces MNYLEILKFRHACKVFDESKKISAGEFDFILEAGRLSPSSTGLEQWDILVVQNKELREKIKALSWNQVQITSCSHLVVVLAKIKEVKFGSAYVNKMIARNTNKDPEAIAARQKFYHDFLLANFKNDDELTFQWSHEQCMIIATNMMNAAASLGIDSCPIEGFDRHALNELLGLDESFQRVAIMVPFGYRLNPQPKKLRREISDIVTWIY; this is translated from the coding sequence ATGAATTATCTTGAAATTTTAAAATTTCGTCATGCTTGCAAGGTTTTTGACGAAAGCAAAAAAATCAGTGCTGGAGAGTTTGATTTTATACTAGAAGCTGGCAGGTTAAGCCCTAGCTCAACTGGTCTTGAGCAGTGGGATATCTTAGTCGTTCAAAATAAAGAGCTTAGAGAAAAAATAAAAGCTCTTTCATGGAATCAAGTACAAATCACATCTTGCTCGCATTTAGTTGTCGTTTTAGCTAAGATCAAAGAGGTAAAATTTGGAAGCGCATACGTTAATAAAATGATCGCTAGAAATACCAATAAAGATCCTGAAGCCATTGCTGCAAGGCAAAAATTTTATCATGACTTTTTGCTTGCAAATTTTAAAAACGATGATGAGCTAACATTTCAGTGGTCGCATGAACAGTGCATGATAATTGCCACAAATATGATGAATGCAGCTGCAAGTTTGGGCATTGATAGTTGCCCGATAGAAGGCTTTGATAGACATGCTTTAAATGAACTTTTGGGGCTTGATGAGAGCTTTCAAAGAGTGGCTATCATGGTGCCATTTGGCTACCGCCTAAATCCACAACCAAAAAAACTTCGTAGAGAAATTTCTGATATCGTTACTTGGATCTATTAA